In Chryseobacterium sp., a single window of DNA contains:
- a CDS encoding DUF4138 domain-containing protein: MRKLAIILFFNCAVYGIAQQNQIGSTTGKDSAGSPDTSQKHEIIARNLLKERGWIKNRNSALVRGIEGYVKGVYTGADKIYLLFEIQNRKNISYDIESISFITSPLETGRREIETEEKVYVPIYTNQPQTIGKKSSQKIVYVFDKFTIADNRNLLFIMTETDGERTIVLTVTPKQISQAEFVN; encoded by the coding sequence ATGAGAAAATTAGCCATAATTCTTTTTTTTAATTGTGCCGTTTATGGTATTGCGCAGCAAAACCAAATAGGCTCAACCACTGGAAAGGACTCCGCGGGGTCTCCAGATACTTCTCAAAAGCATGAAATCATAGCCAGAAATCTCCTTAAGGAAAGGGGCTGGATCAAGAACAGAAACAGCGCATTGGTTCGGGGCATTGAAGGATATGTGAAGGGTGTTTATACCGGAGCGGACAAAATATATTTACTGTTTGAGATTCAAAACAGGAAAAATATAAGCTATGATATTGAAAGCATTTCGTTTATCACCAGTCCTCTAGAAACAGGGAGACGAGAGATTGAGACGGAAGAGAAAGTATATGTCCCAATTTACACTAACCAACCCCAAACTATAGGTAAGAAAAGCTCGCAGAAAATAGTTTATGTCTTTGACAAATTTACCATTGCCGACAATAGAAATCTCCTGTTCATTATGACGGAAACTGACGGTGAAAGGACAATCGTTTTAACGGTGACTCCAAAGCAAATTTCGCAGGCAGAATTTGTAAATTAA
- the traM gene encoding conjugative transposon protein TraM, whose protein sequence is MEKIKHFWRGKSELERRKIIVYSVAGLFSFLLILGVVAWSGSDGETNVAEISNPDAVEAKKYNSRTEANQLGRKDTMSLNSALDHLFGDSRSEGSKDALSDISGGTYQESTYSEPVYSVQPSSAARSGGNNYNSHSTYGDYSMWQGQEPKNNSIGYTEIRNYQAPKEETVSPLSDDQHPVKNNGYVQSFSSYPSEKRITDGKQVRAKLISHGYATPGRSLSFVLLEPAVINNVETAKGQIVTGVASENNGRLDVNFSTVKIKNKIIPAQLQLYGSDGMLGLPISGGISSDNTTSSVGNRARDMVGNQASRIPVLGGIIGGTISSSGSRSSDNRIKLSANIECTIVVF, encoded by the coding sequence ATGGAAAAGATAAAGCACTTTTGGAGAGGTAAATCCGAATTGGAAAGACGGAAGATCATTGTGTATTCGGTGGCGGGTCTGTTTTCCTTTCTACTTATTCTTGGAGTTGTAGCCTGGAGCGGAAGCGATGGAGAGACAAATGTGGCTGAAATAAGCAATCCGGATGCAGTGGAAGCAAAAAAGTACAATAGTAGAACGGAAGCCAATCAGCTGGGAAGAAAGGACACTATGTCGCTTAATTCCGCCCTTGATCACCTTTTTGGCGATTCCAGATCAGAGGGATCTAAAGATGCCTTGTCTGATATTTCTGGAGGTACTTATCAGGAATCAACGTATTCTGAACCCGTGTACAGCGTTCAGCCCTCCTCGGCCGCACGTTCAGGAGGAAATAATTATAATTCCCACAGCACCTATGGTGATTATTCTATGTGGCAAGGGCAGGAACCCAAGAATAACTCCATTGGCTACACTGAAATAAGGAACTATCAAGCTCCCAAAGAAGAAACAGTCTCCCCGTTATCTGATGATCAGCATCCTGTTAAGAATAACGGTTACGTGCAGTCCTTTTCATCTTATCCTTCGGAAAAGAGAATAACTGATGGTAAACAGGTACGTGCAAAACTTATATCGCATGGATATGCGACTCCGGGCAGAAGTCTGTCTTTTGTCCTTCTGGAGCCGGCTGTAATCAACAATGTGGAAACAGCAAAGGGACAGATTGTAACTGGTGTTGCCAGCGAGAATAACGGCAGACTGGATGTTAATTTCTCTACAGTTAAGATCAAAAATAAGATTATCCCCGCCCAACTCCAACTCTATGGCTCAGATGGTATGTTGGGACTCCCAATTTCCGGAGGTATCAGCAGTGATAATACAACCAGTTCTGTGGGTAACAGAGCCCGAGATATGGTAGGAAACCAAGCGAGCAGGATACCGGTTCTGGGCGGAATAATAGGTGGAACGATAAGCAGTTCCGGAAGCAGATCTTCCGATAACCGAATCAAGCTTTCAGCGAATATTGAATGTACAATTGTAGTTTTTTAG
- a CDS encoding lipocalin family protein, producing MRKILLFSVFSAITLISCSSEDDHVDPTTPVNSVVGVWKPSVLKVYSGTNNSTVLSTENADNCTKQSTYDFKSNGTVTATDIVPGTGTGCVNLGSETFSYSYNATTKILNIDGDLFPVKTLTSGTFEFEDVDYQQDYNNDGVMDYLYVTLVK from the coding sequence ATGAGAAAGATTTTACTTTTTTCAGTGTTCTCCGCAATAACATTAATTTCTTGCTCCAGTGAAGATGATCATGTTGATCCCACTACACCTGTTAATTCTGTGGTAGGCGTTTGGAAACCCTCTGTTTTGAAAGTTTATTCGGGTACCAATAATTCTACAGTGCTATCTACAGAAAACGCAGATAACTGTACTAAACAATCAACTTATGATTTTAAATCTAACGGTACAGTAACTGCAACTGACATTGTTCCAGGAACCGGAACGGGGTGTGTCAATTTGGGCTCAGAAACGTTTAGTTATTCGTATAATGCAACGACAAAAATATTAAATATTGATGGAGACCTGTTCCCCGTAAAAACTCTGACCTCCGGTACTTTTGAATTTGAAGATGTAGATTATCAGCAGGATTACAATAACGATGGAGTAATGGACTATTTATATGTAACGTTAGTAAAATAA
- a CDS encoding AAA family ATPase translates to MIKKVNIENFGLFKNYVWDSSIGSAENFRIVNIIYGRNYSGKTTLSRIFKSVEDGQLHCNYSDCKFSLVLTDGTVVTHNSLEAIGPDNKIRVYNTDFVAENLSWLHNIDGTIKPFTILGAKNVELDRQIKEIEEKIGNAEQNTGMFNKLSNATALFTDKKKQVDIRRNDLDGKLRTKAQNIKNTATFNYPTYQINTIKGDILNITDKTKLSDEETDKRKLLLKEDSKGSISHLEKINIEFADYFTKTSELVSQKITVSNPISELLNDALLQEWVRQGIEKHRNKRTNCGFCGNTLPANIWEKLDAHFSRESEALRSNLQKLINELGTFKVEIENRITVQKDQFYATLASEFDDTLKIWKSVVKLLVKSIDQLVIELEKRDKDIFKEQNLTEIEDVTPQLEELIKDFNLLIQKHNDKTGSLSSDQEKAKKELRLSEVSTFIDTIDYHNVLKEVSALEIELAGLESIKKATEQEIIKLIDERRILEAQAKDESKGAELVNQHLNHFFGHDELKLVAEGSAPNIKFKIVREGNDAKNLSEGESSLISFCYFIAKLEDEMKDELTVNKLIIYIDDPISSLDSNHIFFMFSLIESVIAKQKKYGQLFISTHNLDFLKYLKKITYPDKYQPIPTEKKIASLQHFIIERRGRGNTKMNLAPAYLKNYITEFNYLFNEIYKCSISDAETISHHYQYNFGNNMRKFLEAYLFYKFPSHVLTLDQRLNKFFDGDQISINLVNRVINEYSHLGDHFDRGLDPIDVDAIGKIATAVIGKIQTSDQPQYDALMESIAD, encoded by the coding sequence ATGATTAAAAAAGTTAACATTGAGAATTTCGGCCTTTTTAAAAATTACGTCTGGGATTCTAGTATCGGCAGTGCGGAGAATTTTAGGATTGTCAATATAATTTATGGGAGAAATTATTCAGGAAAAACGACACTTTCAAGAATTTTTAAATCTGTTGAGGATGGTCAACTTCATTGTAATTATAGCGACTGTAAATTTTCTCTCGTGTTAACAGATGGAACTGTTGTCACACATAATTCATTAGAGGCAATCGGTCCCGACAATAAAATAAGAGTTTATAACACTGATTTTGTTGCTGAAAACTTAAGTTGGCTGCATAATATTGACGGAACAATAAAACCGTTCACAATTTTAGGGGCAAAGAATGTAGAATTAGACCGTCAAATAAAAGAAATTGAAGAGAAAATTGGAAATGCAGAGCAGAACACTGGAATGTTTAATAAGTTGTCCAACGCAACAGCATTATTTACAGATAAAAAAAAACAAGTTGATATTAGAAGAAATGATCTTGATGGCAAACTACGGACGAAAGCTCAAAACATAAAAAACACGGCAACCTTTAATTATCCAACGTATCAAATAAATACGATTAAAGGTGATATTTTAAATATTACTGATAAGACAAAATTATCCGACGAAGAAACTGATAAAAGGAAATTATTATTAAAGGAAGATTCTAAAGGAAGCATATCACATCTGGAGAAAATCAATATTGAATTCGCCGACTATTTCACGAAGACAAGTGAATTAGTTTCCCAAAAAATTACGGTCAGTAATCCAATATCTGAATTATTAAATGATGCTCTACTTCAAGAATGGGTACGGCAAGGAATTGAAAAACATAGAAACAAACGAACCAACTGTGGTTTTTGTGGAAATACACTGCCTGCAAATATCTGGGAAAAACTTGACGCACACTTTAGTAGAGAGTCTGAGGCTCTTCGTAGTAACCTTCAAAAGCTTATTAATGAGCTGGGGACTTTCAAAGTTGAAATTGAGAATCGCATAACAGTTCAAAAGGATCAATTTTATGCAACCCTGGCTTCTGAATTTGACGATACACTAAAAATATGGAAATCAGTAGTAAAACTTCTTGTCAAGTCTATTGATCAACTTGTGATTGAATTAGAAAAACGCGATAAAGATATCTTTAAAGAACAAAATTTAACGGAAATTGAAGATGTGACTCCTCAATTAGAAGAGCTTATAAAAGATTTTAATTTACTTATCCAAAAGCATAACGACAAAACTGGCTCACTGTCAAGTGATCAGGAAAAAGCCAAAAAGGAGTTACGCCTTTCGGAGGTCTCCACATTTATTGACACCATTGATTATCATAATGTACTTAAGGAGGTTTCTGCACTTGAAATTGAATTAGCGGGCTTAGAGTCTATTAAAAAAGCTACTGAACAAGAAATAATAAAATTAATTGATGAACGGCGAATTTTAGAAGCACAGGCTAAAGATGAAAGCAAAGGTGCTGAATTAGTTAATCAGCATTTAAATCATTTTTTTGGACACGACGAATTAAAATTGGTTGCGGAAGGATCAGCGCCAAATATTAAATTTAAAATTGTACGCGAAGGAAATGATGCAAAAAATTTAAGCGAAGGAGAATCTAGCTTAATTTCCTTTTGCTATTTCATTGCCAAGTTAGAAGATGAAATGAAAGATGAATTAACAGTTAATAAACTTATAATTTATATCGATGATCCAATATCGAGCCTCGACAGTAATCATATTTTCTTTATGTTCAGCTTAATCGAGAGCGTAATTGCAAAACAAAAAAAATATGGCCAGTTATTTATCTCAACACACAATTTAGATTTTTTGAAATATTTAAAAAAAATCACTTATCCAGATAAATACCAACCGATTCCAACAGAGAAAAAAATTGCCTCACTACAACATTTTATTATTGAGCGCCGAGGTAGAGGAAACACTAAAATGAACTTGGCACCGGCTTATCTAAAAAATTACATCACAGAATTCAATTATTTATTCAACGAAATTTACAAATGTTCAATATCGGATGCTGAAACTATTTCCCATCATTACCAATATAATTTTGGAAATAATATGAGAAAATTTTTAGAAGCTTATCTATTTTATAAGTTTCCTAGTCATGTTCTGACTTTAGACCAACGATTAAACAAATTCTTTGACGGCGACCAAATTTCAATTAATTTGGTAAATAGAGTTATTAATGAATATTCGCATCTCGGAGATCATTTTGATCGAGGTCTAGATCCAATCGATGTAGATGCCATCGGAAAAATAGCCACTGCGGTAATTGGAAAAATTCAGACCTCAGATCAACCTCAGTATGACGCACTAATGGAAAGTATTGCTGATTAA
- a CDS encoding conjugal transfer protein TraO, translating into MRERVIVLTLILLGITINSQGRRDAQSWIHAEYGIMPGQDDLSVGPMAKLGYGKVIGSKGILGKAEAFYHNYSVEMFDQQFLPYQKYGLNVAAGYSYEGLFPVLLNGWAGAYGAYEQVNNGNTRSPLYSSVIPGDIKGFIYGLSGSAELEIFLARKVSLLVNYTQYYDLKSSFSKSNYGVFGGLKYSFN; encoded by the coding sequence ATGAGAGAAAGAGTAATAGTATTGACTTTGATTCTTCTTGGGATTACAATTAACTCACAGGGGCGGCGTGATGCCCAGTCATGGATTCATGCAGAGTACGGAATTATGCCGGGCCAAGATGATCTTTCAGTAGGTCCCATGGCCAAGTTAGGCTATGGCAAAGTGATCGGCTCCAAAGGAATCCTCGGGAAAGCAGAGGCTTTTTACCATAATTATAGTGTAGAAATGTTTGATCAGCAGTTCCTGCCCTATCAAAAGTATGGACTTAATGTAGCAGCGGGATACAGTTACGAAGGACTTTTCCCCGTGCTCCTTAATGGATGGGCCGGTGCTTATGGGGCTTACGAACAAGTTAATAACGGTAATACAAGAAGCCCCCTTTATAGCTCAGTGATCCCGGGCGATATAAAAGGGTTTATCTACGGTTTGTCCGGAAGTGCAGAACTGGAGATTTTCCTTGCCAGAAAGGTTTCGCTATTGGTCAATTACACTCAGTATTACGATTTGAAAAGCAGTTTTTCCAAGAGCAACTATGGTGTCTTTGGCGGACTTAAATATTCATTTAATTAA
- a CDS encoding TraG family conjugative transposon ATPase: MMNKVFLHIEDNKAVGTNGVFAMGYEFDLAEKYTLGAEDYEALDDLWNRALKEMPSGSIFLKQDIFLQSEFDTKHFPAGNYLQKATKKYFSQRQFLSHRCYVFFVLPPGDIFTTKITNPFKRLNRKKFERYDDQINHFVNTVDQIIAFLGNAKINSGKALSITPLTAEEMFKHYDYYFNNFQYDFVTDRELKGGYIQIGDRMLGAICTRDEESMPQKFSALHADREFTTAKYKFFQNIGDMFSFGLDFDHVYNQIIYFEDNQQQLAKLRKRHDLLKKSASFDPNNKTNAEKLDVLIESIAHDIDSERIIRGHFNILFLANSESEIRRCRNAVIERFRNIDVKTRQPVGNFLNSVFCNSFYLFSHCFSEKQMFYGNLSLATLFLNNCTNYKSDQAGIYFNSRIGNVPVIVDNWDEEKRYVRARNFMIFAPTGYGKSFLANHIFRQVFEDHARIVIVDLGGSYRKLSALYPQDSVFVHYREGEAIGLNPFDLHDEEITASKIEDLTEFVLTHYKRDRKASENEKTALRKIIEAYYKQGGEQSLLKFIGAVRENKDTLLDDLQIKPEFFHIEEFLFVMSEFENGGIYSFLYSDESNANLTRIRDKKIIVFELDEVKDNELLLSIMLQLISSVINETVWKDKSTRGYIFFDEVAKQFKFKGVLEKIEYFFQAVRKQNGAIGIVLQAVSQLPETGESGQIAKTIIENTQVLYVLNAKDYRALQSRFGMSEHAFNQMSSLTSDFEGERKYSEVFIMRGNHHQVYRLEVPEQVYWAYQTEGAKNEELMKVFDEVGDMETTINNYINHKNQYA, translated from the coding sequence ATGATGAATAAGGTATTTCTACATATTGAAGATAACAAAGCCGTTGGAACGAACGGCGTTTTTGCCATGGGATATGAATTTGATCTTGCAGAAAAATATACGCTGGGAGCTGAGGATTATGAGGCTCTGGACGATCTATGGAACCGTGCTCTTAAGGAGATGCCATCGGGCTCAATTTTCCTGAAACAGGACATCTTCCTGCAATCTGAATTTGATACAAAACACTTTCCGGCCGGAAACTACCTGCAGAAAGCTACAAAGAAGTATTTCAGTCAGCGGCAGTTTCTGTCTCACCGTTGCTATGTGTTTTTCGTGCTGCCTCCAGGTGATATATTCACAACAAAGATTACCAATCCCTTTAAGCGATTGAACAGGAAGAAATTCGAAAGGTATGACGACCAAATCAACCATTTTGTCAATACCGTGGATCAGATTATTGCATTTCTGGGTAACGCAAAAATAAATAGTGGAAAAGCGTTGTCGATTACACCGCTTACAGCAGAAGAAATGTTTAAACATTACGACTACTATTTTAACAATTTCCAATACGATTTTGTTACCGACCGGGAGCTGAAAGGTGGATACATCCAAATTGGTGATCGCATGCTGGGGGCTATCTGTACCCGCGACGAAGAAAGTATGCCGCAAAAGTTCAGTGCGCTGCATGCCGATCGCGAATTCACGACGGCTAAGTACAAATTCTTCCAGAATATAGGAGATATGTTTTCGTTCGGGCTGGACTTCGACCATGTGTACAACCAAATAATTTATTTCGAAGATAATCAACAGCAGCTTGCTAAACTGCGCAAGCGGCATGATTTACTGAAGAAATCTGCGAGCTTCGATCCTAATAACAAGACTAATGCTGAAAAACTGGATGTACTGATAGAGAGTATTGCACATGATATAGACAGTGAAAGAATTATAAGGGGACATTTCAATATTCTGTTCCTCGCAAACAGCGAGTCAGAAATCAGGCGGTGTAGAAATGCAGTTATAGAACGGTTCCGTAATATCGATGTAAAAACCCGGCAACCTGTTGGAAACTTTTTGAATTCTGTTTTTTGTAATTCATTCTACCTGTTTTCGCATTGCTTCTCCGAGAAACAGATGTTCTATGGGAATCTAAGCCTGGCAACGCTCTTTCTGAACAATTGTACCAATTATAAAAGTGATCAGGCTGGGATATACTTTAATTCGCGGATTGGGAATGTTCCGGTAATTGTTGACAACTGGGATGAAGAAAAAAGATATGTGAGAGCGAGGAATTTTATGATTTTCGCACCTACAGGATACGGTAAATCGTTCCTGGCCAACCATATTTTTAGGCAGGTATTTGAAGACCATGCAAGGATTGTAATAGTAGATTTGGGTGGATCCTATCGAAAACTCTCTGCACTGTATCCGCAGGACAGTGTATTTGTTCATTACAGAGAGGGAGAAGCTATTGGACTTAATCCCTTTGATCTGCATGATGAAGAAATTACGGCGTCCAAAATAGAAGACCTAACGGAATTTGTACTTACCCATTACAAAAGAGACCGTAAGGCCAGCGAAAATGAAAAGACCGCTTTGCGGAAGATCATTGAAGCCTATTACAAGCAGGGTGGAGAACAAAGCCTTTTGAAGTTTATTGGGGCTGTACGGGAGAATAAGGATACACTGCTGGATGACCTGCAAATAAAGCCGGAGTTTTTTCATATCGAAGAATTTCTCTTTGTCATGTCCGAGTTTGAAAACGGAGGTATCTACAGTTTTCTTTATTCTGATGAAAGCAATGCAAATCTCACGAGAATCAGAGACAAAAAGATCATCGTATTTGAACTGGATGAAGTTAAAGACAATGAACTGTTGCTGTCCATCATGCTGCAGTTAATCTCATCAGTAATCAACGAGACGGTCTGGAAAGACAAAAGCACACGCGGATACATTTTCTTTGATGAAGTGGCCAAGCAATTTAAATTCAAGGGAGTTTTGGAGAAGATTGAATACTTCTTCCAAGCCGTCCGAAAACAAAACGGAGCGATTGGGATCGTTCTGCAGGCGGTCTCGCAACTCCCTGAGACTGGAGAATCGGGGCAGATTGCCAAGACCATCATTGAAAACACGCAGGTTCTTTATGTACTGAACGCAAAAGATTACCGGGCACTACAAAGCCGTTTCGGAATGAGCGAGCATGCCTTCAACCAGATGAGTTCTCTGACCTCCGACTTTGAAGGGGAACGCAAGTATTCAGAAGTTTTTATTATGAGGGGCAACCACCATCAGGTATACCGATTGGAAGTGCCCGAGCAGGTGTACTGGGCGTACCAGACCGAGGGTGCTAAAAATGAAGAACTGATGAAAGTGTTTGACGAAGTGGGCGATATGGAAACCACAATAAATAATTACATCAACCACAAAAATCAATATGCATGA
- a CDS encoding lytic transglycosylase domain-containing protein, whose translation MKKGWFTILILTSVTLSAQNSIVVENGEAFIKHDQNFIRNLGHLNVSSESFESHLNLSTYKERFEFLNQNTALNIDYNNVTYTYVKKFLSYRWYPKIIGLSVYYFPLFESKLDKYGVPRELKYLAVVESALNPRARSWAGASGLWQFMPATGSEYGLRRTQYVNTFHDPMSNADAAARYLRDLHKIYKDWNLAISAYNCGPGNVNRAIKKAGSRNYWQIRPYLPKETQAYVPSFIAVNYIFNFYRAHQMQPKYFKYSFFDLKIIKVHTDTSFQELSGKFDINILRFANPQFSTDHIPAGSIVYVK comes from the coding sequence ATGAAGAAAGGCTGGTTTACCATCTTAATTTTGACTTCTGTTACACTATCTGCCCAAAACAGTATTGTGGTTGAGAATGGTGAAGCATTCATAAAGCATGACCAGAACTTTATCCGAAACTTGGGCCACTTGAACGTTAGTAGTGAGAGTTTTGAAAGCCACCTCAATTTATCTACTTATAAAGAACGTTTTGAATTTCTGAATCAGAATACCGCATTAAACATTGATTATAACAATGTAACCTACACATATGTGAAAAAGTTTCTTTCCTATCGTTGGTATCCTAAAATTATTGGGCTTTCTGTCTATTATTTCCCGCTGTTCGAAAGCAAACTAGACAAATATGGAGTACCCAGGGAACTGAAATACCTGGCGGTAGTAGAAAGCGCATTAAATCCCAGAGCAAGATCCTGGGCAGGTGCCTCTGGGCTCTGGCAATTTATGCCCGCCACCGGATCGGAATATGGATTGCGAAGAACCCAATATGTAAACACCTTCCATGACCCCATGAGCAATGCAGATGCCGCAGCACGCTATCTTCGTGACCTACATAAAATATATAAAGACTGGAACCTGGCCATCTCAGCCTACAATTGCGGTCCGGGCAATGTAAACCGGGCTATAAAAAAAGCAGGTAGCCGTAACTACTGGCAAATTCGACCTTATCTTCCAAAAGAAACTCAGGCGTATGTACCGTCGTTTATTGCGGTCAATTACATTTTCAATTTTTACAGAGCGCATCAGATGCAGCCGAAATATTTCAAATACAGTTTCTTTGACCTGAAAATTATCAAAGTACATACAGACACCAGTTTTCAGGAACTTTCCGGAAAATTCGATATAAATATTCTAAGATTTGCGAACCCTCAGTTCAGCACAGATCATATACCTGCAGGCAGCATTGTTTATGTTAAATAA
- a CDS encoding type IV secretory system conjugative DNA transfer family protein yields MFTLFKSKKIVNKGLAGVIYISLTISFALILQNWSYTVLYLSLPSLILSLVLYAWTYRKPADPVWDIEFVTSQGKKVVRGIQRGVAIFGAAGSGKTVLIHSLFMRHFAKAGFAGIIYDYKDGELTELALPLFGDRLEVIALHHPEKSIRVNPIHPDYIHGEKDVNQLVKVILDNLIHTSSAKGDDFFKDSASSLLSGVMLKFWFDHKEYCTLPHIISFILAVDFSIQTEQHDRFGDDATEQFAKLKAFLTSNVRVAVQGSTFLLGLGSAKQTASVISTLANALRKVAFPEAFYVLSGNEIDFNINDEKVNTVVSVMNEPKSAEFLSPINATIIHTITKQMMSRGRKPSFVLLDEAPTIKLLNMAQIPATMRSFGVSVIYCAQDIVQGVVQYGRDGFREIIANLSTQFFGKANDSETAKFYESYFELVKERTRSTTKKGSDGNLFSWGDKSTTVGEREVAKHRAHEFTKLKVGQFAFLSDGNNEIVNITASKADSQAISPKTRISARLLDENYNRILREAKSVLE; encoded by the coding sequence TTGTTTACGTTATTCAAGTCTAAGAAGATCGTTAACAAAGGGCTGGCTGGGGTTATTTATATTTCGCTTACCATATCGTTCGCGCTGATTTTACAAAATTGGTCGTATACCGTACTTTACCTTTCACTTCCATCCCTTATACTATCATTGGTGTTGTATGCATGGACGTACCGCAAACCTGCCGATCCAGTCTGGGATATAGAGTTTGTAACATCTCAGGGGAAAAAGGTTGTACGGGGAATTCAGCGCGGTGTGGCTATCTTCGGTGCCGCAGGCTCCGGAAAAACAGTATTAATTCACTCCCTGTTTATGCGGCACTTTGCCAAGGCGGGATTCGCAGGAATTATCTATGATTATAAGGACGGGGAACTCACCGAACTTGCCCTGCCTTTGTTTGGAGATAGGTTGGAGGTGATTGCGCTGCATCATCCTGAAAAGAGTATCCGCGTAAACCCGATTCACCCAGATTATATTCACGGTGAGAAGGATGTAAATCAGCTAGTAAAAGTAATTCTGGACAACCTTATCCATACCAGCTCGGCCAAAGGTGATGATTTCTTTAAAGATAGTGCCAGTTCGCTGCTGTCCGGGGTAATGCTGAAGTTCTGGTTTGACCACAAAGAGTATTGTACTCTTCCTCACATCATATCCTTCATCCTGGCTGTAGACTTCAGTATTCAAACGGAACAGCATGATAGATTCGGTGACGATGCTACTGAACAGTTTGCCAAGCTTAAAGCATTTCTGACCTCAAATGTCAGAGTGGCGGTACAGGGATCCACTTTCCTGTTAGGTCTGGGTTCAGCCAAGCAAACTGCATCAGTAATTTCTACCTTGGCGAATGCACTGCGAAAAGTGGCTTTCCCGGAGGCCTTTTATGTGCTTTCAGGCAACGAGATCGATTTTAATATCAATGATGAAAAGGTGAATACTGTAGTGTCGGTGATGAACGAGCCTAAGAGTGCAGAGTTCCTAAGTCCCATTAATGCGACAATAATTCACACCATTACAAAACAGATGATGAGCCGAGGAAGGAAACCCAGCTTTGTTTTGCTGGATGAAGCACCCACAATTAAACTGCTGAACATGGCTCAAATTCCGGCAACGATGAGGAGTTTTGGTGTTTCTGTGATTTATTGTGCGCAGGACATTGTGCAGGGTGTGGTACAGTATGGCCGGGACGGCTTCCGCGAGATTATTGCGAATTTATCTACTCAGTTTTTCGGGAAGGCCAATGATAGTGAAACCGCCAAATTCTACGAGAGTTATTTTGAACTGGTTAAAGAACGAACCAGATCTACTACGAAGAAAGGATCAGACGGGAATCTGTTCAGCTGGGGTGACAAAAGTACTACTGTAGGCGAACGGGAGGTCGCGAAACACCGTGCTCATGAGTTTACCAAACTTAAAGTGGGACAGTTTGCCTTTCTGTCAGATGGAAATAACGAAATAGTAAATATTACTGCTTCCAAAGCGGATAGTCAAGCTATTAGCCCCAAAACTAGAATTAGTGCGCGGCTACTGGATGAAAATTATAACAGAATATTGAGAGAGGCGAAGAGTGTTTTGGAGTGA